TATTCACCTAAGTGTGCATGACTGTAAAACTGACCAAAATATTTTCAATGATGACAGTGGCAGAAGTACGCCATTGTTTGAGAGTTTTATTGGTGGGTTACAAAAATATATTCCAAGTGCTATGCCGCTGTTTGCTCCTAATGTTAATTCCTATCGACGATTTTTACCTGGCGAGTCGGCCCCTTTAAATGTTGAGTGGGGGGTTGATAATCGAACAGTCGCATTTCGGGTGCCAGAGTCGTTACCTGAAAATCGCCGGGTAGAAAACCGGCTGGCAGGGGCTGATGCTAACCCTTATTTAGCGGTTGCAGGGTCATTAATATGTGGTTACATGGGTATGCTTGAAAATTTAAAGTCCAGTGCACCGTCAACCGGTAATGCTCATGAGTTGGAAAATTACAGTTTGCCGTTAAGTTTAGAGCATGCCTTGATGGGCTTTGAACAGTGCAAGCCCTTATATGACATGCTGGGTCAAAAGTTTGTTGATGCTTATGTGGCGGTAAAAGAAACAGAAAGTGAAAACTTTAAACGTATTATTAGCTCTTGGGAGCGCAAATACTTACTGCTTTCAGTTTGATTGAAAACTATGCAGTTGCTGATACATAAGGTTTGGATTAAATAAGAGCCAAGTAAGACAGATAAATAGACGTTTGCTAATAAAAATTTATTTCTCAACTTTTTGCTTTCCAGTGTCAAGCCGGTATACCCTTCGCGAAAGATTCTTACTTAGGGTCTATTGATGTATTTCTGCAAGCAAACTTCAATAGGCCCTGAAATAACCTCGAACTGGAGAATAGCGAATTATGGTAGAGACGGTTGTGGGGGGCCTGTTAGATAAAGGGCTGCCGCCTCAGCGTGATCACATGTTGGTAGAAATTAAACAACTTACCAAACAGTTTGGTACCACTTTAGCAGTGGATGATGTGTCGCTTGAAATTAAAAAAGGTGAAATTTTTGCGCTGCTGGGTGGCTCAGGCTCAGGCAAGTCAACCTTGTTGAGGATGTTAGCTGGTTTTGAGCAGCCAACTGCAGGGAGAATCTATCTTGATGGTGAAGATATAACGGATTTCCCCCCTTATCAGCGACCAATTAATATGATGTTTCAGTCTTATGCGCTGTTCCCTCACATGACAGTTGAGCAAAATATCGCTTTTGGGCTAAAGCAAGATAATCTGCCCAAAGAGCAGATTTTGGCTCGGGTAAATGAAATGCTTAAACTGGTGCATATGGAACAATATGCGAAGCGAAAGCCGCATCAGTTATCAGGCGGTCAAAAGCAGCGTGTCGCGTTAGCCAGAAGCTTGGCCAAAAGACCTAAACTATTGCTACTTGATGAACCAATGGGCGCTTTAGACAAAAAGCTTCGAAGTAGAATGCAGTTAGAGGTAGTGCAAATTCTTGAAGAAGTCGGCGTTACCTGCATTATGGTCACTCATGATCAAGAAGAAGCGATGACCATGGCAGAACGGATTGGCATTATGAATGATGGTTGGATCGTTCAGGTAGGAACACCGGTTGATATTTATGAAACCCCTAACTGTCGTATGACGGCGGAGTTTATTGGCTCAGTCAACATCTTTGAGGGTGAGTTAGTAAAAGACGAAGCAGATCATGTCATCATCAGTTCCCCACAGCTAGAACGAGATATTTATTTCAGTCACGGTATTATTAGTGCATTAGATGAAAAGTGGGTCTATGTTGCCATTCGTCCAGAAAAGACGCTTGTCACTACAGCTAAGCCAAGAGGTCAATACAATTGGGCAAAAGGGGTTGTACACGACATTGCCTACTTAGGTGGCCACTCTGTTTATTACATCAAATTGGCTAATGACACAATTATTCAGTCCACCATGGCGAATGTAGAGCGTAAAATGGACCGGCCGACCTGGGATGAGCCAGTTTATATCAGCTGGGAAGATGACAGTGGTGTGGTGCTTACATCATGAGCTTTAATATCAATAAACATAGCCTTTTGCGGTGGATACCCTCCGGGCGCAGCTTTATTGTGGGGATACCTTATAGCTGGCTGTTAGTATTCTTCTTGGTTCCTTTTATTATTGTATTAAAAATAAGTCTGTCTGAAGCAGAAACTGCAATACCCCCTTATTCTGATGTATTTCAATATGTGGATGAAACAGTCAAAATTATCCTGAATTTGGGTAATTATTTGTTTTTGTTAGAGGATGATCTTTATTTAGCTGCTTACATAAGTTCACTAAAAATTGCGTTTTTCTCAGCAATATTCTGTTTGTTGCTGGGATATCCAATGGCTTATGCGATGGCACAAGCATCAGATAAATGGAAAGCTATCTTATTGCTCTCAATATTATTACCTTCATGGACTTCTTTTTTAATTCGAGTTTATGCTTGGATAGGGATATTAAAAAATAATGGGTTGATCAATAATTTGCTTATGTGGTTGGGGATTATTGATAATCCTTTACCCATGCTAAATACTAATTTTGCTGTATATGTTGGTGTTGTGTATACCTATCTGCCATTTATGGTGCTGCCAATCTATGCCACTTTGACGAAACTAGATCACTCTTTGCTGGAGGCGTCTGCTGATTTAGGAGCGAAACCGTGGCAAACATTTTTAAAAGTAACATTACCGCTGTCAAAAAATGGCATTATTGCAGGCTCAATGCTGGTGTTTATCCCTGTAGTAGGAGAATTTGTTATCCCCGAGTTATTAGGAGGGCCTGAATCGTTGATGATTGGTAAGGTGCTTTGGCAAGAGTTCTTTAATAATCGTGATTGGCCTATAGCTGCGGCACTT
This genomic window from Spartinivicinus poritis contains:
- a CDS encoding ABC transporter permease subunit, with product MSFNINKHSLLRWIPSGRSFIVGIPYSWLLVFFLVPFIIVLKISLSEAETAIPPYSDVFQYVDETVKIILNLGNYLFLLEDDLYLAAYISSLKIAFFSAIFCLLLGYPMAYAMAQASDKWKAILLLSILLPSWTSFLIRVYAWIGILKNNGLINNLLMWLGIIDNPLPMLNTNFAVYVGVVYTYLPFMVLPIYATLTKLDHSLLEASADLGAKPWQTFLKVTLPLSKNGIIAGSMLVFIPVVGEFVIPELLGGPESLMIGKVLWQEFFNNRDWPIAAALAMVMLALLIIPITFFQKYQAKELES
- the potA gene encoding polyamine ABC transporter ATP-binding protein, with translation MVETVVGGLLDKGLPPQRDHMLVEIKQLTKQFGTTLAVDDVSLEIKKGEIFALLGGSGSGKSTLLRMLAGFEQPTAGRIYLDGEDITDFPPYQRPINMMFQSYALFPHMTVEQNIAFGLKQDNLPKEQILARVNEMLKLVHMEQYAKRKPHQLSGGQKQRVALARSLAKRPKLLLLDEPMGALDKKLRSRMQLEVVQILEEVGVTCIMVTHDQEEAMTMAERIGIMNDGWIVQVGTPVDIYETPNCRMTAEFIGSVNIFEGELVKDEADHVIISSPQLERDIYFSHGIISALDEKWVYVAIRPEKTLVTTAKPRGQYNWAKGVVHDIAYLGGHSVYYIKLANDTIIQSTMANVERKMDRPTWDEPVYISWEDDSGVVLTS